In Parasegetibacter sp. NRK P23, the genomic stretch CAATGTGCCCGCTTTTTACAGAAGTCCGCTCATTACGTCCATCAAACAACAACGACGCAGCAAGGATAAGCTGAAGAAAGACTTCACGCCTACCCTGCTCAATTTCGGACCACTGCACATTTACCTGGCCAGGCATTTTGGCTTCTGCTATGGCGTGGAAAACGCTATTGAGATCGCGTTCCGTACGGTGGAGGAAAACCCGGGAAAAAACATCTACCTCCTCAGTGAAATGATCCACAACCCGCAGGTAAACGCCGACCTTATTTCAAGAGGTGTCCGCTTCCTGATGGATACGAAAGGCAATGAACTGATTCCCCTTTCAACCCTGAGCGCCGAAGACATTGTGCTGATCCCTGCTTTCGGCACTACCCTGGAAATGGAATCCAAGTTGCACGAAATGGGCATAGCCGTTGAACATTACAACACCACCTGCCCCTTCGTGGAGAAAGTATGGAACCGTTCCGCCCAGATCGCGGAAAAAGGCTACAGCGTGGTGGTACATGGCAAACCCGGGCATGAAGAGACCCGTGCCACTTTCTCCCACAGCGCCGCGGGAACGCCTACCCTTGTGGTAAAAGACATTAAAGAAACCATTGAACTCGGGAAAATCATTACAGGTGAACGTGCTAAAGAAGATTTTTTCACCCTCTTCGAAGGCAGATTTTCCCCGGGATTCGATCCTGAAAAAGACCTGCAGCGTATCGGCGTGGTGAACCAAACCACCATGCTGGCCAGCGATACACAGGAGATCGCAGAATACCTGAAAAAAATCATGGTGAAAGTATTCGATCTGAAACCCGAAAACACCACCGAAAGATTCGCCGATACCCGCGACACACTTTGTTATGCCACCAACGACAACCAGCAGGCCGTGTATGGCATGTTGGAAACACCCGCGGATATAGCCATTGTGGTGGGCGGGTATAACAGTTCCAATACTTCTCACCTTGTAGAACTCTGTGAAGAGAAACTCCCGACCTATTTTATCAGCGACGCGTCAAAAATATTATCGGATACTTCCATACTGCATTACGATTTTCATCATGCGCGCGAACTGCTTTCCACCGATTATCTTCCAGCGAACAGGCCACTTCGTATACTCATGACCAGTGGCGCGTCCTGCCCTGATGCTTTGGTGGAGCAGGTGATTGAAAGGGTACGGGAATTGATTCCGGGCACAACTGATCCGGTAATCTCGTAAAAAAATAAAACTTCCAAATAACAAGAAGGGCCATCGCAAGAATGCGACGGCCCTCTTTTTTATACAAACCACAGTGTTACTTCATCAGTTTCATGGCCACTTTCTGCTCCTGCGTTTGCAGGATCACGGTATAAATACCTTTGGCGTAAGCGGCCAGGTTGGGCACTTCCACGGTATGGCGGCCGGCGGAAAGCTGCATGCTCTTCGACTGCATTACTTTTCCTGCGTTGTCGACCAGCAGCACCTGTACCTGTTGTGTTTTGTCGAGTTTTACATCAAGATTGATGCGGTCGATGAAAGGGTTGGGATAGGTTTTTACTTGTTCTACACTCAGGGAGGAACCCATGTTCAGTTTTACTACATTGCTGTATTCAACGGTACCATCGGTTGCCACGATTTTAAGGCGGTAGAAATTAAAGCCTGCCGCGGGTTGCGTATGAATGGCGTTGTACTGTTGCTGAGTGGAAGCGTTTCCTTTACCAGCGATCTTTTCGATGGCGGTAAAATTCTTTCCGTCCGTAGCGGATTCCACTTCAAAATAACTGTGGTTCAGTTCCATTTCAGTGGTCCACTTCAGGTAAACTTTTCCGTTTTTCTCCGCGGCTTCAAAGCTACTCAGCTTAACAGGTGTAGGCGCTCCGGCAGCCTGACAGTTGAGCGGAGCTCCATAGCTGTCCGCAAAGTTGGTGGTATCGTACAAAGGCATGGTGGCATCCACCACTACATTGGAACCGAGGTTATTCATGCTTTTGTTTACTTTCAGTTTGTTGGAAGCATTCAGGCCGTTCAGTTGGCTGTTGTTGTGAATGGTTGTTCCACCCACATAAAGGTTACCGCCGGTGTTGCTCACGTTGTCACGGGTCATATCGCCGGAGATGCGGAAAAGCGCGGAAGGATTTGTCTGACGGAGGGTACCCGCTGAATTGAAGTTCACCAACCCGTTCACCATCACCAGTCCTTCGTT encodes the following:
- a CDS encoding 4-hydroxy-3-methylbut-2-enyl diphosphate reductase, translating into MKQFNVPAFYRSPLITSIKQQRRSKDKLKKDFTPTLLNFGPLHIYLARHFGFCYGVENAIEIAFRTVEENPGKNIYLLSEMIHNPQVNADLISRGVRFLMDTKGNELIPLSTLSAEDIVLIPAFGTTLEMESKLHEMGIAVEHYNTTCPFVEKVWNRSAQIAEKGYSVVVHGKPGHEETRATFSHSAAGTPTLVVKDIKETIELGKIITGERAKEDFFTLFEGRFSPGFDPEKDLQRIGVVNQTTMLASDTQEIAEYLKKIMVKVFDLKPENTTERFADTRDTLCYATNDNQQAVYGMLETPADIAIVVGGYNSSNTSHLVELCEEKLPTYFISDASKILSDTSILHYDFHHARELLSTDYLPANRPLRILMTSGASCPDALVEQVIERVRELIPGTTDPVIS
- a CDS encoding T9SS type A sorting domain-containing protein, producing the protein MNNFYTNNGKSRNGIVLPILFALISFFATAAQAQCPSGSVAPTNWATYNNGDVVCISSSFTGGLTLNNGAKLFISSTGSFTGQLTAKQGSIVEVAVGGTFSPSGLWDFKGSLLNYGTAVLNSASFKTGASIQNEGAISGNSLQYMDGPLTFSNAVCGTMNMPSLQVKNNVTFNNNGRLNISGSFEVQSGGKFNNRGRLYVSGSSVITGKVYNESWMVLQGTSLNPGDSIVNLHYLVFNGGITVDKPIRNEGLVMVNGLVNFNSAGTLRQTNPSALFRISGDMTRDNVSNTGGNLYVGGTTIHNNSQLNGLNASNKLKVNKSMNNLGSNVVVDATMPLYDTTNFADSYGAPLNCQAAGAPTPVKLSSFEAAEKNGKVYLKWTTEMELNHSYFEVESATDGKNFTAIEKIAGKGNASTQQQYNAIHTQPAAGFNFYRLKIVATDGTVEYSNVVKLNMGSSLSVEQVKTYPNPFIDRINLDVKLDKTQQVQVLLVDNAGKVMQSKSMQLSAGRHTVEVPNLAAYAKGIYTVILQTQEQKVAMKLMK